A stretch of the Mycobacteroides immunogenum genome encodes the following:
- a CDS encoding PH domain-containing protein gives MDNSAAAPAEWGPKPAGIVAVALVGIALGVASALFVTDAPGRLLASLAALGLLIFAAVSWRCRPKLRIVDEGLQMQGLTRDTVLPRAAVDSVKVTEFRRLGRRTRLLEIESGDRLIVLNRWDLGTDPRDVHEALRAARYPT, from the coding sequence GTGGATAACTCAGCTGCCGCCCCCGCCGAATGGGGCCCGAAACCTGCCGGCATCGTGGCCGTGGCGCTCGTAGGCATCGCCCTCGGTGTCGCCTCGGCGTTGTTCGTCACCGATGCACCGGGTCGGCTGCTGGCCTCGCTGGCAGCCCTCGGCCTGCTGATCTTCGCCGCGGTGTCCTGGCGCTGCCGCCCCAAACTGCGGATCGTCGACGAAGGCCTGCAGATGCAAGGCCTGACCCGCGACACCGTCCTGCCACGCGCCGCCGTCGACTCGGTGAAAGTGACCGAGTTCCGACGCCTGGGCCGGCGCACCCGGCTGCTGGAGATCGAATCCGGCGATCGTCTGATCGTGCTGAACCGCTGGGATCTGGGTACCGACCCCCGCGACGTGCACGAAGCCTTGCGTGCCGCGCGCTACCCGACGTGA
- a CDS encoding DUF881 domain-containing protein yields MPLVCALAGFLLAATHTVSGGNEIRRGDSPAPRLVDLVRETQKSVDRLSGARDGLANEMAAAREQSAGGDSQVAAALAETAQVADAAGVRPVTGPGLVVTLTDAKRDAYGRFPRDASPDDLVVHQQDVEGVLNALWSAGAEAIQMQDDQRLVASSVPRCVGNTLLLHGRTYSPPYVITAIGDADAMQAALDAAPLVILYRQYVARFGLGYTVTRGHHLEVAGYRDAVGPGRAVPLEGH; encoded by the coding sequence GTGCCCCTGGTGTGTGCGCTCGCCGGCTTCCTACTGGCCGCGACGCACACTGTCTCGGGTGGCAATGAGATCCGCCGCGGCGACTCGCCAGCGCCTCGACTCGTGGATCTGGTGCGTGAGACACAGAAGTCGGTCGACAGGCTGAGCGGCGCGCGCGACGGCCTGGCCAACGAGATGGCGGCCGCGCGAGAGCAGTCAGCCGGCGGCGACAGTCAGGTCGCGGCCGCGCTCGCCGAGACCGCACAGGTGGCCGATGCCGCAGGGGTGCGGCCCGTCACCGGACCGGGCTTGGTGGTGACGCTCACCGACGCCAAGCGTGACGCGTACGGACGCTTCCCCAGGGATGCCTCGCCTGACGACCTGGTGGTGCATCAGCAGGACGTGGAGGGCGTACTCAACGCCTTGTGGAGCGCAGGCGCCGAAGCCATCCAGATGCAGGATGACCAGCGCCTGGTGGCGAGCTCGGTGCCCCGGTGTGTGGGCAACACCCTGTTGTTGCACGGCCGCACCTACAGCCCGCCCTACGTGATCACGGCGATCGGCGATGCCGATGCCATGCAAGCGGCCCTCGACGCGGCCCCGCTGGTAATCCTGTACCGGCAGTATGTCGCGCGATTTGGCTTGGGATACACGGTGACTCGTGGCCATCACCTCGAGGTGGCCGGATACCGTGACGCGGTCGGTCCCGGGCGCGCGGTGCCGCTAGAGGGTCACTGA
- the crgA gene encoding cell division protein CrgA, which translates to MPKSKVRKKSAFNATTVSRTPVKVKAGPSSVWFVAFFLTLMLIGLAWLMVFQLAAQHITWMLDLGPWNYAIAFAFMITGLLLTMRWR; encoded by the coding sequence ATGCCCAAGTCCAAGGTCCGTAAGAAGTCAGCGTTCAACGCGACCACTGTTAGCCGTACCCCGGTCAAGGTGAAAGCCGGCCCGTCGAGCGTCTGGTTCGTCGCGTTCTTCCTCACCCTCATGCTCATCGGCCTGGCCTGGCTCATGGTGTTCCAGCTCGCCGCACAGCACATCACGTGGATGCTCGATCTGGGGCCGTGGAACTACGCCATCGCCTTTGCCTTCATGATCACGGGGCTGTTGCTGACCATGCGGTGGCGCTGA
- a CDS encoding class I SAM-dependent methyltransferase, which translates to MTRTDGDQWDIVSSVGFTALMVSSFRALETTRSEPLIRDDYARAFVEASGEPRLTEALAAGRPESEWDTATVYLVNHLAVRTKYFDEFFSAATDSGIRQVVILAAGLDSRVYRLPWPDGTVVYELDQPKVLEFKDHVLRAENAAPLADRREVAVDLRDDWISALQTAGFDAAKPTAWLAEGLLAYLPGAAQDALFENITAHSAPGSFLATEWRRQLATAGQWQDAVNKLKPEFIKDLSIGSLIYDDERKDPIEWLREHGWHVDTANRLEQAAAYGRPAPSEHSDVTSLWSDAYFITATR; encoded by the coding sequence ATGACACGGACCGACGGCGACCAGTGGGACATTGTCAGCAGCGTCGGGTTCACGGCCCTGATGGTGTCGTCGTTCCGGGCGCTGGAGACCACCCGATCAGAACCGCTCATCCGCGACGATTACGCCCGCGCCTTCGTCGAGGCCTCGGGTGAGCCCCGCCTCACCGAGGCATTGGCCGCGGGTAGACCCGAATCCGAATGGGACACCGCGACCGTCTACCTGGTGAACCACCTCGCCGTCCGCACCAAGTATTTTGATGAATTCTTCTCGGCTGCAACGGATTCAGGCATCCGACAGGTAGTGATCCTGGCCGCGGGCCTGGACTCGCGGGTCTACCGGCTGCCTTGGCCGGACGGCACCGTCGTCTACGAACTCGATCAGCCGAAGGTCCTCGAATTCAAGGACCACGTGCTGCGGGCGGAGAACGCAGCGCCACTGGCCGATCGCCGGGAGGTGGCCGTCGACCTTCGGGACGACTGGATCTCGGCCCTGCAAACGGCGGGCTTCGACGCCGCCAAGCCCACGGCCTGGCTTGCAGAGGGTCTGCTGGCCTACCTTCCCGGGGCGGCGCAGGACGCCCTCTTCGAGAACATCACCGCTCATTCCGCGCCCGGCAGCTTCCTCGCCACCGAATGGCGCCGCCAGCTGGCCACCGCCGGGCAATGGCAGGACGCCGTGAACAAGCTGAAGCCGGAGTTCATCAAGGACCTCAGCATCGGCTCCCTCATCTACGACGATGAGCGCAAGGACCCCATCGAGTGGCTGCGCGAGCACGGTTGGCACGTCGACACCGCCAATCGGCTGGAGCAGGCCGCTGCTTATGGGCGGCCGGCACCCAGCGAGCACAGCGATGTCACATCGCTGTGGTCTGACGCGTACTTCATCACCGCCACGCGATAG